The Penicillium digitatum chromosome 6, complete sequence genome has a window encoding:
- a CDS encoding Alpha/Beta hydrolase protein, with product MTDPLKSLIGPDRSMPVAISQKVYTIAGISATVFGLEELCKEASEVACLWLLHPRLATQERMMSFANSAITDWNTRSQDTPSAKGLIAVSFDQRNHGTRMIDPLANESWKEGNPRHAQDMFSIFQGTARDTSVLMDYLPSYTFPSGEHKITENLVLGVSLGGHAAWSCLLHEPRVSAGVIIIGCPDYINLMADRARLSKLPSWTKSAPPGAEVLGSEALPTSFLETVNRYDPAGMMLKHVDCGPSTGPLREGPLPQPSESEQQVLRPLLTRALAGKRILNLSGGKDKLVPYHRGELFLDWFKQTISSDGWFGDGGVSFEDIIDQAAGHEFTPKMAEEAFRFISETLAAGPDKAGQQGSVRESKI from the exons ATGACAGATCCATTAAAGTCCTTGATCGGTCCAGACAGGTCTATGCCAGTCGCCATCTCCCAGAAGGTCTACACAATTGCCGGCATCTCAGCAACGGTCTTTGGACTGGAAGAGCTCTGCAAAGAGGCCTCGGAGGTCGCATGTCTCTGGCTTCTTCACCCACGATTAGCCACACAGGAGCGTATGATGAGCTTTGCCAACTCCGCCATCACTGACTGGAACACTAGAAGCCAGGACACACCTTCAGCCAAGGGCCTGATTGCCGTTTCGTTCGACCAGCGAAACCATGGTACTCGGATGATCGACCCTCTTGCCAATGAGTCTTGGAAAGAAGGGAACCCCCGACATGCCCAGGATATGTTCTCCATCTTCC AGGGCACGGCAAGAGATACATCGGTGCTCATGGACTACCTTCCCTCCTACACATTCCCCAGTGGTGAGCATAAGATCACCGAGAACTTGGTTCTGGGAGTTTCACTAGGCGGACACGCAGCATGGAGCTGTCTACTACACGAGCCTCGAGTCAGCGCCGGggtcatcatcatcggctGTCCAGACTATATTAATCTGATGGCAGACCGCGCAAGGCTGTCAAAGCTACCATCGTGGACAAAGAGTGCCCCGCCTGGTGCTGAGGTCCTTGGCTCAGAAGCCTTGCCGACCTCTTTCCTAGAGACCGTCAACCGATATGATCCGGCCGGTATGATGCTGAAGCATGTGGATTGTGGGCCATCAACTGGTCCTTTGCGCGAAGGCCCGTTGCCTCAGCCTTCAGAAAGCGAACAGCAGGTGCTCCGGCCACTTCTGACTCGTGCCTTAGCTGGCAAGCGCATTTTGAATCTCTCCGGCGGCAAGGACAAGCTTGTTCCCTATCACCGTGGAGAGCTATTCCTCGACTGGTTCAAGCAGACCATCTCGTCCGATGGGTGGTTCGGTGATGGTGGGGTGTCCTTTGAAGATATCATTGACCAGGCGGCGGGCCATGAGTTTACTCCTAAGATGGCCGAGGAGGCTTTTCGGTTTATTAGTGAGACATTGGCCGCGGGTCCCGACAAGGCGGGTCAACAGGGTTCCGTGCGAGAGTCGAAGATCTAA